A DNA window from Sphingopyxis macrogoltabida contains the following coding sequences:
- a CDS encoding MarR family winged helix-turn-helix transcriptional regulator, translating to MERPGGSRYMQQFSNEEIAELKSRIDQIHDLLTTRGGDEQAVMAIPVSLTRSEAPKAVLVDQVAFNIQMRRLRKSHFGGAQLSGPVWDMMLDLMLADTNGRELSASDLAAGAGVPLSSGLRMIASLEAQGLVRRFIDQHDRRRSLVELTEKGSERMESYFEKIGSAWESRQIAA from the coding sequence ATGGAACGCCCCGGGGGGTCCCGTTACATGCAGCAATTTTCGAACGAAGAAATTGCCGAACTCAAGTCGCGTATCGATCAAATCCACGACCTGCTGACGACCCGGGGGGGCGATGAGCAGGCGGTCATGGCGATCCCCGTTTCGCTGACGCGAAGCGAGGCGCCGAAAGCGGTGCTGGTCGACCAGGTGGCGTTCAACATTCAGATGCGGCGGCTGCGCAAAAGCCATTTCGGTGGCGCCCAGCTGTCGGGTCCGGTGTGGGACATGATGCTCGACCTGATGCTGGCCGATACCAACGGACGCGAACTGAGCGCGAGCGATCTTGCGGCGGGGGCGGGGGTGCCACTGTCGTCGGGCCTGCGTATGATCGCCTCGCTCGAGGCGCAGGGGCTGGTCCGGCGTTTCATCGACCAGCACGACCGTCGCCGTTCGCTCGTCGAACTGACCGAAAAGGGCAGCGAGCGGATGGAAAGCTATTTCGAAAAGATCGGCAGCGCCTGGGAGAGCCGCCAGATTGCTGCCTGA